AAAAGACTAGCTCTGAAGATGATGCCAGCGAAACAGAAGAGTCGAAGACCGAAGAAGGTGCTGAGAACAACAATGAAACTGCCGATAGTGAATTGCCAGACGGAGTTGAGATTATAACAATGCCTCGTTTAAGTGACACTATGGAAGAAGGTACCGTTGCTTCTTGGTTGAAGAATGAAGGCGATATGGTTGAAGAAGGTGATATTCTTGCTGAAATAGAAACCGACAAAGCTACTATGGAGTTCGAGTCGTTCTACAACGGAACCTTGCTGAAGATAGGAATAGCCGAGGGAGAAACAGCGAAAGTAGATGCTTTGCTTGCCATCATAGGCCCAAAAGGTACTGATGTGTCTAATGTATCACTGGTCGAAAAACCAGCGGCTAAAAAGGATGCTCCTAAAAAAGAAGAAAAAAAGGTAGAAGGATCAACGAAGGAAGTTTCCGCAGAAAAGAAAACCGCTCCTAAGACAAATACAAATACGAACAATTCTACTAACGATTCAAAAAGAATATTTGCTTCTCCATTAGCTAAAAAAATGGCTGAAGACAAAGGTATTAACCTGAATCAGGTACATGGGAGTGGCGAAAACGGACGTATCGTAAAAACAGATATTGAAAACTATCAACCAGGGGCTGGTGGGGCGCAAGCTTACCAACCTGTTGGTGAAGAGAGCTTCGAGGAAATTACCAACTCACAAATGCGTAAAACCATTGCTAAGCGTTTGGGAGAATCTAAGTTTACAGCACCTCATTATTATCTCACTATCGAGTTAGATATGGATAGTGCCATTGCATCTCGCACGGCAATTAATAGCCATCCTGATGTCAAAATTTCATTTAACGATATGATTGTAAAGGCGTGTGCCATGGCATTACGCAAACACCCACAGGTTAATAGCCAGTGGACGGGTGATGCGACTCGAATTGCTAAACATATTCATGTTGGAGTTGCGGTGGCTGTAGATGAAGGATTAGTTGTACCGGTGCTGAAATTTGCAGACCAGATGACATTTTCCCAAATTGGTGCAAATGTTAAAGAATTAGCAGGAAAAGCGCGCTCAAAGAAATTAACCCCAGACGAAATGCAGGGAAGTACCTTTACGGTATCTAATTTGGGTATGTTCGGTATTAAGGAATTCACAAGTATTATCAATGCGCCTAACTCGGCAATACTTTCAGTAGGTGCGATTGTTCAAAAGCCTGTGGTTAAAAATGGTGCTATTGCTGTTGGTAATACAATGACTGTTACCTTAGCTTGCGATCATAGAACTGTAGACGGTGCTACTGGAGCACAGTACTTGCAGACATTACGACAGTATATTGAGAATCCCGTTACTATGTTTGTGTAACAAGCATAATTTGATACCGGTAACTTTAACAGATCCCGCTATTTTCCTTTGAGGTGAATAGCGGGATTTGTGTAACTTTAGAGTATGAAGAAAAAAAATATAATTATTACAGGAACAAGTAGAGGTATTGGTTACGAACTCGTCTCTTTATTTACCGATGCAGGGCATAATGTGCTAGCCTTATCTCGCGATGCGGCGCCTGTTTCTGGGTTGGATATTTCTAACTGTGCTTGTTTCTCTTGTGATATTACCGATAAAAAAGATATTGCCCGAGTGCGTGATTTTATTAAAGAGAAGTGGAACCATGTAGACGTACTCATCAATAATTCTGGTTATTTGGTTAATAAATCTTTTTCTAAATTGAAATGGGAAGACTTTGAAGATAGTTACGCTGTAAATGTTTTTGGAGCGGCTGCTATGACACAAGCTGTGCTTCCTTTTATGACAAAGAAAGGTCATGTAGTAAATATTAGTAGTATGGGAGGTGTGCAGGGTAGTGCAAAATTTGCTGGCTTGGCTGCTTATAGCAGTAGTAAAGGGGCAATTATTACGCTGACTGAAGTTTTAGC
This Rasiella rasia DNA region includes the following protein-coding sequences:
- a CDS encoding pyruvate dehydrogenase complex dihydrolipoamide acetyltransferase is translated as MAEVINMPRLSDTMEEGTVASWLKKVGDTVAEGDILAEIETDKATMEFESFHDGVLLHIGIEEGATAKVDTLLAIIGEKGEDISGLLNGDGGSAEKTSSEDDASETEESKTEEGAENNNETADSELPDGVEIITMPRLSDTMEEGTVASWLKNEGDMVEEGDILAEIETDKATMEFESFYNGTLLKIGIAEGETAKVDALLAIIGPKGTDVSNVSLVEKPAAKKDAPKKEEKKVEGSTKEVSAEKKTAPKTNTNTNNSTNDSKRIFASPLAKKMAEDKGINLNQVHGSGENGRIVKTDIENYQPGAGGAQAYQPVGEESFEEITNSQMRKTIAKRLGESKFTAPHYYLTIELDMDSAIASRTAINSHPDVKISFNDMIVKACAMALRKHPQVNSQWTGDATRIAKHIHVGVAVAVDEGLVVPVLKFADQMTFSQIGANVKELAGKARSKKLTPDEMQGSTFTVSNLGMFGIKEFTSIINAPNSAILSVGAIVQKPVVKNGAIAVGNTMTVTLACDHRTVDGATGAQYLQTLRQYIENPVTMFV
- a CDS encoding SDR family NAD(P)-dependent oxidoreductase, whose product is MKKKNIIITGTSRGIGYELVSLFTDAGHNVLALSRDAAPVSGLDISNCACFSCDITDKKDIARVRDFIKEKWNHVDVLINNSGYLVNKSFSKLKWEDFEDSYAVNVFGAAAMTQAVLPFMTKKGHVVNISSMGGVQGSAKFAGLAAYSSSKGAIITLTEVLAEEYKEKGPSFNCLALGAVQTEMLQEAFPGYEAPITAKQMGQYIMNFSLTGHELYNGKILQVSSTTP